In Shewanella psychrotolerans, the genomic stretch GCTACGAGGTGATCTGTTACTTAAACTATATATACAGCCTAAAGCCAGCCGGGACCAGATTGTCGGTCCCCACGGCGACGAGCTAAAAGTCGCGATCACCGCGCCGCCTGTCGATGGCAAAGCTAATGCCCATCTCAGCAAATATCTAGCAAAACAGTTTAAAGTCCCTAAAGGCAGCATTGTCATCGAGAAAGGGGAACTTGACAGACATAAACAAGTTAGGATCATCGCGCCTAAGTTGTTACCAGCAGAGATCTGTGCATTACTCTAAGCAATATTGTAAGCAAATAACTCTACAAACCACATAGTTAAATGATAGTAGCTATACTAAAACCTAATATTTAGACGCTAGGAGTTAACACCATGTTCCGTCCCTTATTTTTCGGTCTACTTCTCTCACTAGGAATAGCTGCTAACGCTTTTGCCGAACAGAAACAGAGTGTAGGCAATTATGATATTCACTATGTCGCCTTAGGCAGTACGTTTATTACCCCAACGATTGCCAAGTCCTATGGGATCCAGCGCAGCAGTTATACTGGACTGGTTAATATCTCAGTTTTAGATAAAAGCGTTGAGGGTAACCCTGCGATCCCTGTAGAAATCTCTG encodes the following:
- the yggU gene encoding DUF167 family protein YggU, whose protein sequence is MGPVTQLRGDLLLKLYIQPKASRDQIVGPHGDELKVAITAPPVDGKANAHLSKYLAKQFKVPKGSIVIEKGELDRHKQVRIIAPKLLPAEICALL
- a CDS encoding DUF4426 domain-containing protein, giving the protein MFRPLFFGLLLSLGIAANAFAEQKQSVGNYDIHYVALGSTFITPTIAKSYGIQRSSYTGLVNISVLDKSVEGNPAIPVEISGIANNLLDARIDLVFREIREGDAIYYIAEVPYRDDQEINFQIAIKYGKTLNTQLKFKQKFYVD